A single Crateriforma conspicua DNA region contains:
- a CDS encoding polysaccharide biosynthesis protein codes for MASKLQTMEEPRDVAQHFLVRHRQILLPLLHVGIFSATYLSAFLLRFDFNIPSTFVVSIKATLPAVVMIKLIVFAISGQLSGWWRTLAFRDLLGVSLASVLSLATLGAAAYFSNSITVPQSVLVLDALLTLLFIGGLRSSIRTFAEFVQPVLATNRYKRAALLGTDEETIFLASQIQSHGRLSLNVCGLISISPQKRNKHLPSGLAILGNLRELRNVIQDSRIETLLVHTEILDGRDMRWVMDECNALGTQLQIVPRFEDRMHGKGKIPTREIRIDDLLRRDEAKLDLQSIAEIVSGKCVLVTGAGGSIGSEICRQLIRFEPKQLILLGRGENRIYHIEQELRHQVTATKLEPVIADIRDAHTIQAVFEQYRPDCVFHAAAHKHVPLMERSIREAIVNNVVGTRTVCDAADRFGVSRFVMISSDKAVHPTSVMGASKRAAEMYVQCISRRSSTRFMTVRFGNVLGSAGSVVPLFKRQIAEGGPITVTDARMTRFFMTIPEASQLVLQASTLGKGGDLFVLDMGSPIRIVDLAKDMIRLSGLPENAIEIVFTGVRPGEKMHEELADDDGMISPTSHPKIMSIQPVPVDEVAFKEAVKKMLEYEGDPSLVRQKLLRIDEVRFADSKFEKIHS; via the coding sequence ATGGCTTCCAAATTGCAAACGATGGAAGAACCGAGAGACGTAGCGCAGCACTTTCTGGTAAGGCACCGACAGATCTTGCTGCCACTGTTGCATGTCGGAATTTTCTCTGCCACGTACCTTTCGGCGTTTCTCTTGCGTTTTGATTTCAATATCCCTTCCACCTTCGTTGTGTCCATTAAGGCGACCCTTCCGGCGGTCGTGATGATCAAGTTGATCGTGTTCGCGATTTCCGGACAACTCAGTGGCTGGTGGCGAACTCTCGCGTTTCGAGACCTATTGGGGGTTTCGCTTGCAAGTGTCTTGTCACTTGCGACCTTGGGTGCAGCGGCATATTTCTCCAACAGCATTACAGTTCCGCAAAGCGTACTCGTCCTTGATGCCTTGCTCACCCTGCTGTTCATTGGCGGTCTACGGTCCAGTATTCGCACCTTTGCTGAGTTCGTTCAGCCGGTTTTGGCTACCAACAGGTATAAACGTGCTGCATTGCTGGGCACCGACGAAGAAACGATTTTCCTGGCAAGTCAAATTCAGTCACACGGCAGACTTTCACTTAACGTCTGCGGGCTCATTTCCATCTCTCCACAAAAGAGGAACAAGCATCTTCCAAGCGGGCTCGCGATACTTGGAAACTTGCGAGAACTTCGCAACGTGATCCAAGACAGCCGTATCGAGACCCTGCTAGTTCATACGGAGATCCTTGACGGCCGTGATATGCGATGGGTAATGGATGAATGCAATGCACTCGGCACGCAGCTACAAATCGTCCCTCGCTTCGAAGATCGAATGCATGGCAAAGGAAAAATTCCGACTCGCGAGATTCGCATCGACGATCTCTTGCGTCGCGATGAAGCAAAGCTTGACCTTCAAAGTATTGCCGAGATCGTGTCAGGAAAGTGTGTCTTGGTAACCGGTGCTGGCGGCAGTATTGGATCAGAGATTTGCCGTCAATTGATTCGCTTTGAACCCAAACAGCTGATACTGCTGGGGCGCGGCGAGAATCGCATCTATCACATCGAGCAAGAGTTGCGACACCAAGTAACAGCGACAAAACTAGAACCGGTGATCGCCGACATTCGAGATGCGCACACGATACAAGCGGTCTTTGAACAATACCGACCCGACTGTGTGTTCCATGCGGCTGCCCACAAGCACGTTCCGCTCATGGAGCGAAGTATCCGCGAGGCCATTGTCAATAATGTGGTTGGCACCCGGACGGTATGCGATGCGGCGGATCGTTTTGGCGTGTCCCGCTTCGTGATGATCTCGAGCGACAAAGCGGTCCATCCCACAAGCGTCATGGGCGCGTCAAAGCGGGCTGCTGAAATGTACGTCCAGTGCATCTCACGTCGATCAAGTACGCGGTTTATGACGGTGCGATTTGGGAACGTCCTGGGATCCGCCGGGAGCGTTGTTCCGTTATTCAAAAGGCAAATTGCCGAAGGCGGTCCGATCACGGTTACTGACGCTCGAATGACTCGATTTTTCATGACGATCCCCGAGGCTTCTCAACTGGTCCTGCAGGCGTCCACACTCGGAAAAGGCGGCGACTTGTTTGTCCTCGATATGGGATCGCCCATACGCATCGTCGACCTCGCGAAAGACATGATCCGACTGTCCGGGTTGCCCGAGAACGCGATTGAAATCGTCTTCACCGGCGTGCGTCCTGGGGAAAAGATGCATGAAGAGTTGGCTGACGACGATGGGATGATTTCGCCCACAAGCCATCCCAAAATCATGTCGATCCAGCCAGTCCCGGTCGATGAAGTCGCCTTCAAAGAAGCCGTAAAGAAGATGCTTGAATACGAAGGCGATCCAAGTCTCGTTCGACAAAAACTACTTCGAATCGACGAAGTAAGATTTGCTGATTCAAAATTCGAAAAGATTCATTCGTAA
- a CDS encoding exosortase-associated EpsI family protein, translating to MVSRAVIVCLVLVCGHFVVEYVKDGYSFGKVVPPTTDLKDSPLTFAGWQGEDLPEDPRLREILCAKSGIDRLYRKRDGSRVLIHGVWTDDYLKLHFPQQCYRESGWEQVDSIDVKLNPKDFDNFTGRIITFAQGDRKIQVLYWFQLGPYTFLDRFQHRMLRRQVCWGQKEWPPLMKFMLETPYDPVRRSGESLVEFAEQFYCHAMESEES from the coding sequence ATGGTAAGTCGTGCTGTGATCGTATGCTTGGTTTTGGTTTGCGGGCATTTTGTTGTGGAGTATGTCAAAGATGGATACTCGTTTGGCAAAGTGGTTCCACCCACGACCGACCTAAAGGATAGCCCGCTGACATTCGCCGGTTGGCAGGGCGAAGACCTCCCCGAGGATCCAAGACTCCGCGAAATCCTGTGTGCCAAATCTGGCATCGACCGTCTATATCGAAAACGTGATGGATCGCGGGTCCTAATTCATGGTGTCTGGACAGACGACTACCTGAAATTGCACTTTCCGCAGCAGTGCTATCGAGAATCGGGATGGGAGCAAGTGGATTCGATCGACGTGAAGCTAAATCCGAAGGACTTTGATAACTTCACCGGACGGATCATCACGTTCGCGCAGGGTGACCGCAAAATCCAAGTACTCTACTGGTTCCAGCTTGGCCCATACACTTTTCTTGACCGATTCCAGCATCGCATGTTACGCCGCCAAGTGTGCTGGGGACAAAAGGAGTGGCCGCCGCTAATGAAGTTCATGCTTGAAACACCATACGATCCGGTGCGACGTTCCGGCGAATCGCTCGTGGAGTTCGCGGAACAGTTCTATTGCCACGCAATGGAATCCGAAGAAAGCTGA